In Desulfomonile tiedjei DSM 6799, a genomic segment contains:
- a CDS encoding long-chain-fatty-acid--CoA ligase, which yields MEKIWLQSYAPGIPHEIIVEDITLQDAFSKTVSRFPENPALIFQGRVITYRKLDEMVALCAGALAALGVKPGDRVALVLPNLIQTVVASFATFRLGAVVVPNNPLYTDRELEHQLSDSGAEVVFCFDVLVPRLIKLRDRTAVKKIISCHIRDYLPFPLNLLFPWVKRGMHLKTPKAKDVYDFMDLMKSGTPWTKRYPSAMEDTAVIIYTGGTTGVSKGVDLSHTNLSANCQQMRAWCPDFFDGKEVILGCLPFFHLYGLTVVMNLAVFYGWCNVLIPKPEAKAILDAVDKYGVTLIPGVPTLFNAMINFPDIKKYSLKSIKGCFSAAAPLAVETIRGFRNLTGILISEAYGMTETGPCTHAIPLGGKEKPGCIGLPLPSTEAKLVDIDDYSREITAFNEPGELCVKGPQVMKGYLNNPKETKAVLKEGWLLTGDIAVMDEEGYFTIVDRKKDMIISGGFNIYPREIDEVLYTHPKILEACAVGVSDSYSGERVKAFVVLKPGETATDKEIIEFCRQKMTRYKVPKEIEFVSDLPKSAVGKILRKELRRQDSAHAITQSKQ from the coding sequence ATGGAAAAAATTTGGCTGCAATCATACGCTCCAGGAATACCGCATGAAATAATCGTTGAGGATATAACTCTTCAGGATGCATTCAGCAAAACTGTTTCCAGATTCCCTGAAAATCCCGCGCTCATATTTCAAGGAAGGGTGATAACCTATCGCAAGCTCGACGAGATGGTTGCTCTATGCGCGGGGGCTCTGGCGGCACTGGGAGTAAAACCGGGAGATAGGGTTGCGCTGGTTCTCCCGAATCTCATCCAGACAGTAGTGGCTTCTTTTGCCACATTTCGGTTGGGTGCAGTCGTTGTCCCCAATAATCCCCTGTACACGGATCGAGAGCTGGAACATCAGTTGAGCGATTCGGGAGCCGAAGTAGTGTTCTGTTTTGACGTCTTGGTTCCCCGATTGATCAAGTTGCGAGACCGTACTGCAGTCAAGAAGATTATTTCCTGCCACATACGCGATTACCTGCCCTTCCCGCTGAACCTGCTCTTCCCCTGGGTCAAGAGAGGTATGCATCTGAAGACGCCAAAGGCAAAGGATGTGTACGATTTCATGGATTTGATGAAATCCGGCACACCCTGGACCAAAAGGTATCCGTCGGCCATGGAAGACACGGCAGTCATCATTTATACCGGTGGAACGACTGGTGTATCCAAAGGTGTGGATCTTAGCCACACGAATCTTTCGGCTAATTGTCAGCAGATGCGAGCCTGGTGTCCCGATTTCTTTGATGGAAAAGAAGTCATTCTGGGGTGTTTGCCGTTTTTCCACCTGTATGGGCTTACTGTGGTCATGAATCTGGCCGTATTTTATGGGTGGTGTAACGTCCTGATTCCCAAGCCGGAAGCCAAAGCGATTCTCGATGCGGTTGACAAGTATGGCGTCACGCTTATTCCCGGAGTTCCCACGCTCTTTAACGCAATGATAAACTTCCCCGATATCAAGAAGTATTCGCTCAAGTCCATAAAAGGCTGTTTCTCTGCGGCTGCACCTCTTGCAGTGGAGACAATTCGAGGATTCAGGAATCTCACGGGTATACTGATCTCGGAAGCATACGGCATGACCGAAACCGGCCCCTGTACCCATGCTATTCCCCTGGGTGGAAAAGAAAAGCCCGGCTGCATAGGTCTCCCATTACCGAGCACTGAAGCAAAGCTCGTAGACATAGACGACTATTCGAGAGAGATCACTGCCTTTAACGAACCCGGAGAGCTGTGCGTGAAAGGTCCGCAAGTGATGAAAGGCTACTTGAACAACCCCAAAGAGACCAAAGCTGTGCTCAAGGAGGGTTGGCTGCTTACAGGTGACATAGCGGTAATGGACGAAGAAGGCTACTTCACGATCGTAGATCGAAAGAAAGACATGATTATCTCTGGAGGATTCAATATCTACCCCAGAGAAATCGACGAAGTGCTGTATACCCATCCCAAAATCCTGGAAGCATGCGCAGTGGGCGTGTCAGATAGCTACTCCGGAGAAAGAGTGAAGGCATTCGTAGTGCTGAAACCCGGAGAAACTGCTACCGATAAAGAGATAATCGAGTTCTGCAGACAAAAAATGACCCGGTACAAGGTTCCCAAAGAAATCGAGTTCGTAAGCGACTTGCCAAAAAGCGCTGTAGGAAAAATACTCCGAAAAGAACTCCGCCGCCAGGATTCAGCTCATGCAATCACCCAATCAAAGCAGTAA
- a CDS encoding hybrid sensor histidine kinase/response regulator, translating into MSDIDTANSACENMAGNLLHISNYSVETSTIDLDCLLATDVKSLDDFDLNTLRLSILKRLLQEMAVPSVLVDEKYSILLANGAFQKMIRAQVGNRQSFVSLFPLFSEANRIESTLQKVFCGKKPQLGEGRFKIGKFNLWCRMHFRCIRFSKNQFVLVQIENLSAQKKLLSVQKYKKLVQMFPVGIAEFTIDAPISYKSSGEQLLEHIMTAKLMDGNDSFARTYKLPRITDLMGLSLEKLVPSRGKAKEFFEKWIAHGFSHKAFETRLRGGPQGVRHFENTWIANVNDEHLMGLWWLKRDITEKKHQEDEMLKAQKLESLGILAGGIAHDFNNLLTGILGNISLAQMHINDPEDVRKKHELALNAVRKAQALSTQLLTFSKGGEPLTTACSVSDLLKDYTSFALRGSNVCCELNIPDDIWPIQVDQSQMNQVINNLMINAAQAMPQGGTIRVSASNVEIGMGSELPLAEGKYVRISISDSGNGIHPENLSKIFDPYFTTKESGTGLGLATAYSVMKKHRGYIGVNSRVGLGSTFFCYIPTSQVEPRKDPSEKNHLVKGSGRVLIMDDDEGIRTLAEAILSEIGYQVVTVRDGNECLKEYHAALLDDRFDVVVMDLTVPGGMGGKEAIQHLRRIDPTVKAVVSSGYSNDPIMSDYENHGFVDVLTKPYDAATLSHVLGRITASMR; encoded by the coding sequence ATGAGCGACATCGATACAGCAAATTCCGCATGCGAAAATATGGCGGGGAATCTCCTTCACATTTCGAATTACTCAGTGGAAACATCAACTATAGATCTGGATTGTCTGCTCGCTACCGACGTCAAGTCTCTTGATGATTTCGATCTCAATACTCTAAGACTGAGTATTCTCAAGAGGCTTCTTCAAGAAATGGCAGTTCCCTCAGTGCTCGTGGATGAGAAATATTCTATATTGCTCGCCAACGGTGCTTTTCAAAAGATGATCCGAGCTCAGGTGGGCAATCGGCAATCATTTGTGTCCCTGTTTCCTCTTTTCTCGGAAGCCAATCGCATAGAATCCACGTTGCAGAAGGTATTTTGCGGGAAAAAACCGCAGTTGGGAGAGGGAAGATTCAAAATCGGAAAGTTCAACCTGTGGTGTCGCATGCATTTTCGATGCATTCGATTTAGCAAGAATCAATTCGTTCTCGTCCAGATAGAGAATTTAAGCGCGCAGAAGAAATTGTTATCTGTTCAGAAGTACAAGAAACTTGTCCAGATGTTTCCTGTAGGCATAGCAGAATTTACTATCGACGCACCAATTTCATACAAAAGCTCCGGAGAACAATTACTCGAACACATTATGACGGCAAAGCTGATGGACGGTAACGATAGTTTTGCCCGGACGTATAAGCTTCCACGCATTACGGATCTCATGGGACTGAGTCTCGAAAAACTCGTGCCCTCTCGAGGCAAGGCGAAAGAATTTTTTGAGAAGTGGATCGCCCACGGATTCAGTCATAAGGCTTTTGAGACTCGTTTGCGGGGAGGTCCTCAAGGTGTGCGACACTTCGAAAACACATGGATCGCCAATGTAAACGATGAGCACCTCATGGGGCTGTGGTGGCTGAAGAGGGACATTACGGAAAAGAAACACCAGGAAGACGAGATGCTCAAGGCGCAAAAACTGGAGTCTCTCGGTATATTGGCAGGTGGAATTGCGCATGATTTCAATAATTTGTTGACAGGTATACTGGGTAATATCAGCCTGGCACAGATGCATATTAACGATCCGGAAGATGTTCGCAAAAAACATGAATTGGCGCTCAACGCAGTCAGAAAAGCACAAGCGTTGTCAACTCAGTTGCTCACCTTTTCCAAAGGCGGTGAACCACTCACCACCGCGTGCAGTGTGTCGGATCTCCTTAAGGATTACACCAGCTTCGCACTTCGCGGCTCCAATGTTTGCTGTGAGCTCAACATTCCCGACGATATCTGGCCGATTCAAGTGGATCAGAGCCAGATGAATCAGGTCATCAATAATTTGATGATTAATGCAGCGCAAGCAATGCCCCAGGGAGGCACGATCCGGGTAAGTGCGTCTAATGTCGAAATTGGTATGGGGAGCGAGCTTCCTTTAGCGGAAGGAAAATACGTCCGAATATCCATTTCTGATAGTGGAAACGGAATCCATCCTGAAAACCTGTCCAAAATATTCGATCCCTATTTCACGACAAAAGAAAGCGGCACCGGTTTGGGGCTTGCCACAGCTTATTCCGTCATGAAGAAGCACAGAGGGTACATTGGCGTCAATTCGAGGGTTGGATTAGGCTCGACATTCTTCTGTTACATACCCACCAGTCAGGTGGAGCCTCGAAAAGACCCATCGGAGAAGAACCATCTGGTGAAAGGCAGCGGAAGAGTGCTCATCATGGACGATGATGAAGGCATAAGGACTCTGGCTGAGGCTATTCTATCCGAAATCGGGTACCAGGTTGTGACGGTTCGAGATGGCAATGAATGCCTCAAGGAATACCATGCAGCACTCCTGGACGATAGATTCGACGTTGTCGTCATGGATTTGACCGTGCCGGGAGGGATGGGCGGAAAAGAGGCAATTCAACATCTTCGCCGCATCGATCCTACTGTCAAAGCGGTGGTATCCAGTGGATATTCAAACGACCCGATCATGTCCGATTACGAGAACCACGGTTTTGTCGATGTGCTCACGAAACCGTACGATGCTGCAACGCTGAGTCATGTGCTGGGAAGGATTACAGCTTCCATGCGCTAA
- a CDS encoding flavodoxin family protein, whose protein sequence is MYVLVLYYSRGGNTRKLAEQIAEGIKSVAGVEAVLKSTQDVTKEDFTGAAGIVAGSPVYFGVMAADLKRVFDEFVGIRSKMENKVGAAFASSAFWAGGNETTIMSILQCLLIYGMIIVGDPMSATGHYGAASVAAPNEKDSEIAQKLGARVADLCKRLQS, encoded by the coding sequence ATGTACGTTTTGGTGCTCTATTACTCAAGAGGTGGCAACACCAGGAAATTGGCCGAACAGATTGCCGAGGGAATCAAATCCGTGGCGGGAGTCGAAGCGGTTCTAAAGTCGACTCAGGATGTGACCAAAGAAGACTTCACCGGAGCTGCCGGGATTGTGGCAGGCTCGCCCGTCTACTTCGGGGTGATGGCTGCAGATCTCAAACGTGTTTTCGATGAGTTCGTGGGGATCCGTTCAAAAATGGAAAACAAGGTCGGTGCGGCCTTCGCGAGCAGTGCTTTTTGGGCGGGGGGCAACGAGACGACCATCATGTCTATTCTGCAGTGCCTGCTCATTTATGGGATGATCATCGTCGGCGATCCAATGTCCGCGACGGGACATTACGGCGCCGCCTCAGTAGCTGCTCCGAACGAAAAGGATAGCGAGATCGCGCAAAAACTCGGGGCTCGTGTAGCCGATTTGTGTAAACGCCTTCAGAGCTGA
- a CDS encoding aminomethyltransferase family protein, whose protein sequence is MNTSRKTLLHAWHLARGAHMAEFAGWEMPLWYPTGAVAEHRAVVTAAGLFDTSHMDALTVAGGDAFDLLQECFTRDLRSCVGKGKLPLSEGACVYGAFLTEEGWVIDDAVVYRTGPEAFFIVVNAGMGPKITDHLQSRLRERKVTVSDVSRSIAKMDLQGPDSARILMRILESPENVLTNFQYFTFRGSYDESGFSGPKFRKTQAPVLVSRTGYSGELGFELLVSPERLLDAWEEILEPGGDLPLIACGLAARDSLRTGAMLPLSHQDIGSWMFINHPWEFALPFNEDRSGFTKRFVGDCVLNARGSSDFTYAFAGFDPRKVSAGERSIVLDEAENEIGIVLTCVSDMAINRVNERIYSMASPGKPDGFKPLGLNCGFVKVRVRLPTGATIYLRDQRRTIKAQIIDEIRPDRTARRSINRML, encoded by the coding sequence ATGAATACCTCACGAAAAACCCTCTTGCATGCATGGCACCTGGCACGCGGCGCGCATATGGCTGAATTCGCTGGTTGGGAGATGCCTCTCTGGTATCCGACCGGCGCGGTGGCAGAGCACAGAGCCGTAGTCACTGCTGCCGGTTTATTCGACACGAGTCATATGGATGCGCTTACCGTAGCAGGTGGGGATGCTTTCGATCTTCTGCAAGAATGCTTTACCCGTGATCTCCGATCATGCGTGGGGAAGGGAAAGCTTCCCCTCTCAGAGGGTGCATGCGTGTACGGAGCATTTCTCACTGAAGAGGGTTGGGTCATTGACGATGCCGTGGTGTACAGAACGGGCCCGGAGGCTTTCTTCATAGTCGTTAACGCCGGAATGGGTCCGAAAATTACCGATCACCTCCAGAGCCGGTTACGCGAAAGAAAAGTGACTGTATCGGACGTGAGCCGGAGCATCGCAAAAATGGATCTTCAGGGACCTGATTCAGCACGTATACTCATGCGTATCCTTGAATCCCCTGAAAACGTGCTGACGAATTTTCAGTACTTCACGTTTCGCGGTTCGTACGACGAATCGGGTTTCTCCGGTCCAAAATTCAGGAAGACACAAGCGCCTGTTCTGGTGTCAAGAACGGGGTATTCAGGGGAACTCGGCTTCGAGCTGCTCGTATCTCCGGAACGGCTGCTCGATGCATGGGAGGAAATCCTGGAACCAGGAGGAGACTTGCCGCTCATTGCATGTGGACTAGCTGCACGGGATTCCTTGAGGACCGGTGCGATGCTCCCGCTTTCGCACCAGGATATCGGTTCCTGGATGTTCATCAATCACCCCTGGGAATTTGCTCTTCCGTTTAATGAAGATAGAAGCGGTTTTACAAAGAGGTTCGTCGGCGATTGTGTGCTGAATGCGAGGGGATCGTCGGATTTCACGTACGCGTTCGCAGGGTTCGATCCTCGGAAAGTCTCCGCCGGGGAGCGCTCAATTGTCCTGGATGAAGCTGAAAACGAAATCGGGATCGTTTTGACCTGTGTCAGTGATATGGCAATTAATCGAGTGAACGAAAGAATCTACAGCATGGCCAGTCCGGGTAAGCCTGACGGGTTCAAGCCTCTGGGACTGAATTGCGGATTCGTGAAAGTACGCGTTCGCTTGCCTACAGGAGCTACAATTTATCTGAGGGACCAGAGAAGGACGATCAAGGCCCAAATCATTGACGAAATTCGACCCGACCGGACTGCCCGTCGCTCTATAAACCGGATGCTATAG
- the gcvH gene encoding glycine cleavage system protein GcvH, with translation MNLPDNLRYAETHEWVRLDGDIAFVGVSDYAQDSMGDITFVEFPQVGDTLQKGEQFGSLESTKAVSELFMPVSGEILAINESLAESPGLVNSDPYGEGWIVQVKPSHIEDMESLAGADAYREMLGGLE, from the coding sequence GTGAATTTGCCGGACAATTTGCGTTATGCAGAGACACATGAATGGGTGAGACTGGACGGGGACATTGCCTTTGTAGGGGTATCGGATTACGCCCAGGACAGCATGGGCGACATCACGTTCGTCGAATTTCCCCAGGTGGGAGATACGCTCCAAAAGGGCGAACAGTTTGGCAGCCTGGAATCGACCAAGGCGGTGTCCGAGCTGTTCATGCCTGTGAGCGGAGAGATCCTCGCTATCAACGAATCTCTGGCTGAATCTCCGGGATTAGTGAATTCAGATCCGTACGGTGAAGGGTGGATCGTACAGGTGAAACCGTCTCATATTGAAGATATGGAATCTCTCGCCGGTGCCGATGCGTACAGAGAAATGCTTGGAGGGCTGGAGTAG
- the gcvPA gene encoding aminomethyl-transferring glycine dehydrogenase subunit GcvPA: MRYLPHTEEDIASMLETVGVEHLEDLYSTVPSGCRRSTPLNLPEPLSEWELDNHMSGLAATMGASPEYTVFLGAGNYEHFIPESVRYLLSRSEFVTAYTPYQPELSQGTLQAIYEYQTLVSRLLGMEIANASLYDGASALAEALLMTVRITHKEKIVISGAVHPAYRQVVRTYFSSTGYEIIELPYLEDGRTDLSALRGMQDVAGVALQSPNFFGCIEQLSQAAEITHSFGALFVTAFSEPLAYGLYKNPGIQGADIACGEGQSMGIPQSFGGPGLGMFATFMKHVRSIPGRLVGLSRDVSGKRGFVLTLATREQHIRREKATSNICTNGSLCALATATYLASLGRTGLGELARLNFDKSEYLKAALRSAGFRIRFSSPTFNEFVVEFPPGFDAVYDRLLQKKIIAGTRLARYYPELENCWLLCVTETKTREQMDRLVREVKA; encoded by the coding sequence ATGCGTTATCTCCCCCACACGGAAGAAGATATTGCTTCCATGCTGGAGACCGTGGGAGTCGAACACCTGGAAGATCTTTATAGTACTGTTCCGTCGGGATGCAGGCGTTCAACTCCCTTGAACCTCCCGGAGCCTCTATCGGAATGGGAGCTTGACAACCATATGTCAGGCCTGGCCGCCACAATGGGGGCATCCCCGGAATACACAGTCTTTCTGGGGGCAGGTAATTACGAGCACTTCATTCCGGAATCGGTTCGTTATCTTCTTTCGCGATCTGAATTTGTCACCGCGTACACGCCGTATCAGCCCGAACTGAGTCAAGGCACACTCCAGGCTATTTACGAATATCAGACGTTGGTATCGCGTCTTCTGGGGATGGAGATCGCCAATGCTTCCCTGTACGACGGAGCCTCCGCGTTGGCCGAAGCGCTCCTCATGACGGTGCGAATCACTCATAAAGAAAAAATCGTCATATCCGGAGCAGTTCATCCTGCATACAGGCAGGTGGTACGGACGTACTTCTCTTCAACAGGATATGAAATCATCGAGCTTCCGTACCTGGAAGACGGGAGAACCGATCTCTCTGCTTTACGCGGGATGCAAGACGTGGCAGGAGTGGCCCTGCAATCTCCGAACTTCTTCGGATGCATCGAACAACTCTCTCAAGCTGCAGAAATCACCCATTCATTCGGAGCACTGTTCGTGACGGCATTTTCAGAACCTCTCGCGTACGGGTTATACAAGAATCCCGGAATCCAGGGAGCGGACATTGCATGCGGAGAAGGCCAGAGCATGGGAATTCCCCAGTCGTTCGGAGGTCCCGGACTGGGAATGTTCGCAACCTTCATGAAGCACGTGCGCAGCATTCCCGGAAGACTCGTGGGGTTATCTCGTGACGTTTCGGGCAAAAGGGGATTTGTTCTGACTCTTGCCACCCGAGAGCAGCACATCCGTCGTGAGAAAGCCACATCCAATATTTGTACCAACGGAAGCCTGTGTGCACTCGCAACCGCCACGTACCTGGCATCGTTGGGACGAACCGGCCTTGGGGAACTGGCCAGGTTGAATTTCGACAAATCGGAATACCTCAAAGCGGCGTTACGGTCTGCCGGATTTCGCATACGGTTCTCATCGCCCACGTTCAATGAATTCGTGGTGGAGTTCCCGCCGGGGTTCGATGCCGTGTATGATCGTTTACTGCAAAAGAAGATTATCGCGGGAACGCGTCTGGCTCGTTATTACCCGGAATTGGAAAACTGCTGGCTGCTGTGCGTCACGGAGACAAAAACCCGGGAGCAGATGGACCGGCTGGTGCGGGAGGTGAAAGCGTGA
- the gcvPB gene encoding aminomethyl-transferring glycine dehydrogenase subunit GcvPB, with the protein MNGFPGTSGLIFDELLLWEKGAKGRRGMSLPPRDVDLTSPDQALVGELPDLPDLSEMDVVRHYTRLSQWNFGVDQGMYPLGSCTMKYNPKTNEKQAGLQGFAAAHPLLPDSLSQGAFKLIHDLERFLAEITCMDAVSLQPAAGAQGELTGMLIIYAYHKSRNSKRTKIIVPDTAHGTNPASAALCGFQPVNVKSGEKGILTPEVIAQVMDESVAGIMVTNPNTLGLFEEHIIEISEIVHEKGGLVYCDGANMNAIMGIADSAKMGIDIQHLNLHKTFSTPHGSGGPGSGPVCVRKHLEPFLPVPRIAFEEGVYRLSEDFPQSIGKLHAFYGNYGVLVKAYSYVLSMGPLLQRASQLAVLNANYIKELLKDVFHLAYDRPCMHECVFTDKEQHEQKISTFEIAKRLMDYGFHPPTIYFPLVVSGAIMIEPTETESKETLDSFVQAMKSIAQEAKDHPELLREAPTKTKVKRMDETAAARHPCLTG; encoded by the coding sequence GTGAACGGATTTCCCGGTACGTCGGGCTTGATCTTTGATGAGCTTCTCCTCTGGGAAAAAGGCGCGAAAGGCCGGAGGGGAATGAGTCTTCCGCCTCGAGATGTGGACTTAACTTCACCCGACCAAGCACTGGTGGGAGAATTGCCCGATCTTCCCGATTTGAGCGAAATGGACGTGGTGCGGCACTACACGCGGTTATCTCAGTGGAACTTTGGAGTCGATCAGGGAATGTACCCTCTCGGTTCGTGCACCATGAAGTACAATCCCAAAACCAATGAGAAACAGGCAGGCCTCCAGGGATTCGCCGCAGCTCATCCGTTGCTGCCGGATAGCCTGAGCCAGGGCGCGTTTAAGTTGATTCACGATCTGGAACGATTCCTTGCCGAGATCACCTGCATGGATGCAGTCTCCCTCCAACCTGCAGCGGGTGCTCAGGGCGAATTGACCGGAATGCTGATCATTTACGCGTACCACAAAAGCAGGAATTCGAAACGCACAAAGATTATCGTCCCTGATACGGCTCACGGAACCAATCCAGCGAGCGCGGCTTTATGCGGTTTTCAACCCGTAAACGTGAAGTCCGGTGAAAAAGGCATTCTGACGCCGGAAGTCATTGCACAGGTCATGGACGAAAGCGTAGCCGGGATTATGGTGACAAATCCCAATACTCTCGGGCTCTTCGAGGAACACATTATCGAAATATCTGAAATAGTCCATGAGAAGGGCGGGCTGGTTTATTGCGACGGTGCAAACATGAACGCAATCATGGGGATTGCCGATTCGGCAAAGATGGGAATAGACATTCAGCATCTCAATCTTCACAAAACCTTTTCCACGCCCCACGGCAGCGGCGGTCCGGGCTCAGGCCCTGTGTGCGTGAGGAAACATTTAGAGCCCTTCCTGCCTGTTCCACGCATTGCTTTTGAGGAAGGTGTTTACAGGTTATCGGAAGACTTCCCGCAATCCATAGGTAAGCTTCATGCGTTTTACGGCAATTACGGCGTGCTGGTAAAAGCGTACAGCTACGTTCTATCCATGGGACCATTGCTCCAGCGGGCCAGCCAATTGGCTGTACTGAACGCGAATTATATCAAAGAGCTGCTGAAAGACGTGTTTCACTTGGCCTATGACCGCCCGTGCATGCACGAATGCGTGTTTACTGATAAAGAGCAGCACGAGCAGAAAATCAGTACTTTTGAAATAGCCAAACGGCTGATGGACTATGGGTTTCATCCGCCAACCATCTATTTTCCCCTGGTTGTCAGCGGGGCAATAATGATCGAACCCACTGAGACAGAGTCCAAAGAGACCCTGGATTCGTTCGTGCAAGCCATGAAGAGTATCGCTCAGGAGGCTAAAGATCATCCCGAACTGCTGCGAGAAGCGCCCACTAAAACAAAAGTAAAGAGAATGGATGAGACTGCAGCCGCACGGCATCCCTGTCTCACGGGATAA
- a CDS encoding DMT family transporter: MQNYRFVKGYLFVIAAMIIWSGNFIVARILADTVPPVTLTVLRSVIASIVLLPFVMNALRSEMIGMKKHLGYLVVTAFLGVTASNTFLYIAAATSNALNMSLIAIFAPVLTILFARLFLRDTLTMRRVVGLVAATSGVILLVTKGQFSSLSRLTFSEGDLWMLGQATSFAAYSILLRKKPAGLQPLTFLFSLFVLGLLLPFPWFIQETIQHGLIEFSPSTVVALLYLGLGPSLLAYLCWNQSVAIIGPTRAAFVYYCLPLFSGAEALLLLGEPVYAIHVVSGILILGGVIFATTE, from the coding sequence TTGCAGAATTATCGGTTTGTCAAAGGATATCTGTTCGTTATAGCAGCTATGATCATCTGGTCCGGTAATTTTATTGTTGCCAGAATCCTGGCGGACACCGTACCACCTGTGACCCTGACTGTTCTTCGTTCGGTAATTGCTTCCATTGTATTGCTGCCATTCGTAATGAATGCCTTGCGCAGCGAGATGATCGGTATGAAGAAACATCTCGGCTACTTGGTGGTAACGGCGTTTCTCGGAGTAACTGCTTCCAATACATTTCTTTATATTGCTGCAGCTACCTCCAATGCTTTGAATATGTCTCTGATCGCAATTTTTGCGCCGGTCTTGACCATACTGTTTGCTCGCCTTTTCCTTCGCGACACACTTACCATGCGGAGAGTGGTGGGTCTCGTCGCCGCCACGTCCGGAGTCATCCTTCTCGTAACGAAAGGGCAGTTTTCAAGTCTCAGTCGATTGACCTTTTCCGAAGGCGACCTCTGGATGCTGGGGCAGGCTACGTCCTTTGCCGCTTACAGCATTCTCTTGCGGAAAAAACCCGCAGGACTGCAGCCTCTCACGTTTCTCTTTTCCCTGTTCGTACTGGGATTACTTCTCCCGTTTCCATGGTTCATCCAGGAAACAATCCAGCATGGACTGATTGAGTTTTCGCCTTCCACTGTAGTTGCCTTGCTCTACCTGGGACTAGGACCGTCCCTGCTCGCGTACCTGTGCTGGAATCAGTCTGTGGCAATCATCGGACCGACCCGGGCGGCGTTTGTCTATTATTGTCTTCCTCTGTTCAGCGGAGCTGAGGCTCTCTTGTTGCTTGGGGAACCCGTGTATGCAATTCATGTGGTGAGCGGGATTTTGATCCTGGGCGGCGTAATTTTTGCCACGACCGAATGA
- a CDS encoding DUF3786 domain-containing protein, translating into MIQLTNAMEIFKILPRTNCRDCRVPTCFAFAAAVFKGDQRLKDCPHMDRNALEMFSVANSDSRTLERGEAEALEQLRREISHIDLASSAERLGASFAGGLLTIKSLGKDFHVDTRGNVTSVCHIHGWITIPILNYVVSCAGKPVTGNWVPLRELKDGLAWAPLFGQRCEKPLKRVADTHTDLFEHMIHIFAAKRAPRAFNSDIAVILHPLPTIPMLICYWRPDSGMESSLNVFFDDTADENLTVESIYRLAAGMTIMFEKIAITHDM; encoded by the coding sequence ATGATCCAACTGACAAATGCTATGGAAATCTTCAAAATATTGCCCCGTACCAATTGCCGGGACTGTCGTGTCCCCACCTGTTTCGCTTTTGCAGCGGCGGTATTCAAGGGCGATCAGCGATTAAAAGATTGCCCGCATATGGATAGAAACGCCCTCGAAATGTTCAGTGTTGCAAATTCCGATTCCAGGACTTTGGAACGTGGAGAAGCTGAAGCACTGGAGCAGTTGAGACGGGAAATCAGCCATATTGACTTGGCTTCTTCAGCAGAACGATTGGGCGCGTCGTTCGCGGGCGGCTTGCTGACTATCAAATCCCTTGGAAAAGACTTTCACGTCGATACCCGAGGGAATGTCACGTCAGTTTGCCACATCCACGGATGGATCACCATACCGATTCTCAATTACGTAGTATCCTGCGCGGGTAAACCGGTGACAGGCAACTGGGTTCCGCTTCGCGAACTCAAAGATGGTCTTGCATGGGCTCCGCTATTCGGTCAACGTTGTGAAAAACCGCTCAAGAGAGTGGCTGATACACATACGGATCTTTTCGAGCACATGATTCATATCTTTGCTGCAAAACGTGCACCTCGTGCTTTCAATTCAGACATCGCGGTGATTTTGCATCCTTTGCCCACAATACCCATGTTGATCTGCTATTGGAGACCTGACAGCGGTATGGAATCGTCGCTCAACGTCTTCTTTGACGACACGGCTGACGAGAATCTGACGGTAGAATCGATTTACCGGCTTGCCGCGGGAATGACGATTATGTTCGAGAAAATCGCCATTACTCATGACATGTGA